GGCGATCGGCAAGCTGTTCGAGCACTTTAAGCGGTCCGGGGCCCGGGCGTGCGCGATTTCGCTGCCACCGGATTTCGCACCGACCAAGGTCAGCGGCGCCGCGGCCGACGTGGCGCTGGCTGCTTTGAAAACTCACGGCGTTGACGCGCCGGCCGAGCGCCGTCGCGAGGCGTCGAATTTCGTTTTCTGGACGCTGGCCGAGCATTGCGCCGAATATCATCTGCCCTTCGACCTGATGATCGGCGTGAATCGGGCCGTTTACCAGGCAGGGGTCTATCAGGGGCAGGATCTCTACGACAGCCGAGTGTCGTTGATCCAATATCGCGAGCTGTTCAATGCTTTTCCGCAGGTCGTGTTTCCGGTCTCGGTGCTGGCCAGCGTCACGAATCAGGAACTCGCCAGCTATAGCTGGATCTTTCCGAACATCGTCACGCATGGGCATTGGTGGTACTCGAACACGCCGACGTTCATCGAGCACGATACCTCGGCCCGTCTCGAGGCGGTCCCCCGCACCAAGCAGATCGGCTACTACAGCGACATGTACAAGCTGGAGTTCGCCCTGCCGAAGTTCGCCATGTACAAGCGCATCCTGGCCAAGGTGCTGGCCGAGCGGTACTGCGTCGATCGCGGCTGGAGCGAAGAGCGGGCCGTCGACCTCGGTCGGCAGGTCCTGCGAGGCAATGTCGAACGAACGTTCTTCGCCGAACACTAGTCGCGAGAGAACGCGAACGAATGGCCGCCAGCACAAGCTGACTTAAATGTAATGCGGCTCTTGAACCGCGCCCCGTCAGGCGGTACACAAGGGCAATACTCGCCAACGTTTGCGTACCGTCG
The genomic region above belongs to Pirellulales bacterium and contains:
- a CDS encoding amidohydrolase; the protein is MSDALRQRLFAELDQLVLVDPHTHINPHAPASTTLADVLGYHYYTELAHSAGMPKAQIEEPGLDPKEKVRRLVENLAPLDNTIQYSWLVEMARELLGFSADRVTTENWESLYDTAAAKMRAPDWAAQVLAKSRLEAVFLTNDFDDPLQGFDTKLYVPCLRTDDLVFHLGKPEVRARLERATGSGANTAAELRKAIGKLFEHFKRSGARACAISLPPDFAPTKVSGAAADVALAALKTHGVDAPAERRREASNFVFWTLAEHCAEYHLPFDLMIGVNRAVYQAGVYQGQDLYDSRVSLIQYRELFNAFPQVVFPVSVLASVTNQELASYSWIFPNIVTHGHWWYSNTPTFIEHDTSARLEAVPRTKQIGYYSDMYKLEFALPKFAMYKRILAKVLAERYCVDRGWSEERAVDLGRQVLRGNVERTFFAEH